From Labeo rohita strain BAU-BD-2019 chromosome 18, IGBB_LRoh.1.0, whole genome shotgun sequence, the proteins below share one genomic window:
- the mafa gene encoding transcription factor Maf, protein MASELALSSSDLPTSPLAMEYVNDFDLMKFEVKKEPLEPDRSISQCSRLIAGGSLSSTPMSTPCSSVPPSPSFSAPSPGSGSEQKAHLEDFYWMTGYQQQLNPEALGFSPEDAVEALISSTHQLQSFDGYARGQQFSGAGGPGGAVAGEEMGSAAAVVSAVIAAAAAQNGAPHHHHHHSHHHHHSHHQQHQSPGVQSSGNSSATHHQHSHLDDRFSDEQLVTMSVRELNRQLRGVSKEEVIRLKQKRRTLKNRGYAQSCRYKRVQQRHVLEGEKTQLMQQVDHLKQEISRLVRERDAYKEKYEKLVSSGFRENSSSSDNNPSSPEFFM, encoded by the coding sequence ATGGCATCAGAGCTGGCACTGAGCAGCTCCGACCTGCCCACCAGTCCCCTGGCCATGGAATATGTTAATGACTTCGATCTGATGAAGTTTGAGGTGAAGAAAGAGCCACTGGAGCCCGATCGCAGCATCAGCCAGTGCAGCCGCCTGATCGCCGGGGGCTCCCTGTCTTCCACCCCGATGAGCACGCCCTGCAGCTCGGTGCCCCCTTCCCCAAGCTTCTCGGCGCCCAGCCCGGGCTCCGGGAGCGAGCAGAAGGCGCACCTGGAGGATTTCTACTGGATGACCGGCTACCAGCAGCAGCTCAACCCGGAGGCGTTGGGCTTCAGTCCCGAGGACGCGGTCGAAGCGCTGATCAGCAGCACGCATCAGCTCCAGAGCTTCGACGGCTATGCTAGAGGGCAGCAGTTCAGCGGCGCCGGCGGGCCGGGGGGCGCCGTGGCCGGGGAGGAGATGGGATCCGCCGCCGCGGTGGTGTCCGCAGTCATCGCCGCCGCTGCAGCTCAGAACGGGGCACctcaccaccaccaccatcacagccaccaccaccaccacagcCACCACCAGCAGCACCAAAGCCCCGGGGTGCAGTCCAGCGGCAACTCGTCCGCCACCCACCACCAGCACTCCCACCTGGACGACCGCTTCTCGGACGAGCAACTCGTGACGATGTCCGTGCGGGAGCTCAACCGGCAGCTGCGCGGCGTCAGCAAAGAGGAGGTGATCCGACTCAAACAGAAGAGGAGAACCCTGAAAAACAGAGGCTATGCCCAGTCGTGTCGCTACAAGAGGGTGCAGCAGAGGCACGTGCTGGAGGGCGAGAAGACCCAGCTCATGCAGCAGGTGGACCACCTCAAACAAGAGATCTCCAGACTGGTTCGGGAGAGGGACGCGTACAAGGAGAAGTACGAGAAGCTCGTGAGCAGCGGCTTCCGAGAAAACTCGTCGAGCAGCGACAACAACCCCTCGTCCCCGGAGTTTTTCATGTGA